Below is a genomic region from candidate division KSB1 bacterium.
GTTTCAAAACTTTTAACGAATGCCACGACCTTTATCATGAAACAATGTCTCAAAGGCAAAAGCAACAAACGAACGTATCCTTTGGCTATGCTGGCAAAAATTCAGTTGGCTTAGCTTGACACATATGCCCTCCGATGGGTGAAATTTGAAAGCGTCGTGTTCGTCAATCATCATCACAATGTCCCGGTGCCGGCTCGACGACGGCGCTCATCGAGCCTTGGCAATGCGGGATGCGCCAATCCGGGCCATACGCGTGAATTTGATCGCGCTTCAATTCGGCGCGCTCCTTCGACGTCGTGTCGACGATCACGCGCCCGACGCCGTCGACTTCACAGGCCATGAGAAAGGCGCGCTCGCGGCTGTGGCCGAAGAGCTTGATCAGCATTTCGATGACGTAATCATAAGTATGGTCATCGTCATCCAGCAAAATCACGTGATAGCGCGGGATGATGACGCTGCGAGCGCGCCGCCGAATCTGTGATCGGCGTTTTCGAACGGGAATGACGACTTCGGACATGACCAAAAAACTCTTTACGCTTGCAAAAGGTTACTTGAGAATCTCGGTTTTTTTCTCATCAGATTTCAGCAAAAGATTCAAGAGCCGGCGCAATGCCAAATCGCGACCGACCAGCGCTTTTCGTGCCGGATTGATTGCACAGAAGGGGCTCTTTCGCCACTTACGAACCAACCGAATAAGAAACGGCATGGCTTTTAATTTGCCGTCTTTTGTAAGCACTGCGACTTTTACTTGGCCGAGGCGGTAATCATAAGGTTGATTAAGATACAAGCTGGATAATTGAAGCTCCATATCACTCAAAATGGTTTCATCTATTTCAGCTTCATCAAAAACAAGCACCGGGCAGCCGGTATCAAAATCTGCGACAACGTGCCTGCCTTTCAAAACAATCTGCTCATCGCTCCAAGAATAAAGAGTTATGGCAGGATAAAAATCACTCGGAGATATTTTTGACCAAGCGCTGCTTTTGGAATATTCTCCTTCCAACTCTTCAATCAGGATATCCTTTACAAAAATAAATGGAGCCAAGCCTCGGGATTTTGCAAGGCGGTATGCCTCATTTTTTTAGGTAATTTTTCCAGGCTTGACGACCATCTGACAACCTTACCGCCGATCACCAATATCCACTCTGCATTTCTTTTTGCCAGCTCTGCGTCAAGCCAATCTTTTTCCAAATCGAGTATTCTGGGACGCCAGGTACTTTGTTCGTCTTCTGAGAGCTTAACAAACTCTTTAAAAGTCAAAAAAATGGATGCTCTGAAGAAGTTTTTGACTTTGCCTGATGAAGAATTTGATCGAGCCATTCCGCCGGGCTGGCGCGGACATGTGGCTTTGCGCGCTCGACAAGCTCGTCCAGCAATTTTTCTTTATGGTTGCCTCGTGCGCCGATTGATTTTTTAATTATAGTTTTCATGACGAACACAGCTCAGTGAAAATAAAAGATCATTTTTTTATCGGCTGTCGGATCCAATGGCGACGCCCAAGCGCTAAACCATACGGCCAACATACTAAAAGATTTCGAAAATTACAACGAGAAAATTATAACGCAATAATCGCGCACTGCTTCGGTTTGCCGCGAAAATGCTCGAAGATGCGCTCATCTTTGGTGAAATAAAAAATTTGCTGCGACGCGGCGAGCGCATCGATGATGGCGAGGGCATTTTTCATCCGCCGCGTGTCGGCATGAACCAGCGGATCATCCAGCAGAAGTGGAATGGACTCGCCGTTTTGTGCGAAGATTTCAACCACTGCCGCGCGCAGCAGCAAATAAACTTGTTCGATGGTTCCCAGGCTCAGCCGTGTCAACTCCACGGGCGCGGCCAGAGACGGGCCTTGCAACCGAACCGAGAAATCCGATGGATCCACGAGGGCGCTGGTGTAGCGGCCGGCGGTGAGCTTGCCGAGATGCCGTCCGAGAAACTCGTTTAAACGCGGCGCGAAATCGCGATGCAAGCGCTGCGCGGCCTGCGTCATAAAATCGCGCGCCATTTCCAGGGCTTGCCGGGCGTTTTCCAAACTGGCGACTTCGGCTTCAACGAGCGCGATATCCTCTTCGATCTCGGCCAGGGGCGGCAAACCTTGCAAGCGCGCCGCCACGCGTTCCTGCAAAATGGCGAGGGTTTGTTCCTTCGCATGAATTTCCTGCTGCAGCGTTTCGCGCTGGCGCTGCAATTCGACGCGCGAGATTTCATTCAACGGCTTGGCTCGCTCCGGCCGCGTGGCGGCCGGTGCTTTGACCTCGAAGGTGCGCAATTGTTCGCGCAGGCGTGCCATGGCCGCCGCAATCGCCTCGGGCATCTCACCGGCGAGAATTTCGGCGTGCAGCGCTTCGGCCTGCTGCAATTGCATTTGCAACCCTTCCAGGTATTCGCGTTTTTGGCAGCCGTTCAGAAAACTCTGAAAGGCGTTTTCGCCCGCCGGTTCGGTAATGCCGGCCTGGCGCAGAATTTTCTGCAGCTCTTCCGCCAGCCGCGCCAGGTTTTGCTCGATCTGCGCCTGCTTCTCATCAATTTGCGCCAGGCGTTGCTGCGCCGCTTTTTTCTCGCTCCAAAGCTGATGACTTTCGCGCAATCGTTTTTCGGCGTCTTGCAAGGTTTCCGGCGCGATATGGCCGATACCCAGTGCCGCCATCCAATTCATCAGCGGCTGCTCGATTTTGCGCATTTTTTCCTGAAGCTGAATTTCCGCCTGGACGACGCTGCTGAGCTTTTCAAAATGCAGCCGGTATTCCTCCAATTCACTCACCGAGGTGATTTGATGGCGCATGTACACCTCGCGCAATTGCTGGCGTTCCTCCATGTAGCGATTTTCAACTTCCAGCAGCTTCGCGCCCAGCTCGCGGCTCTGCGCGCCCCAGCGAACGTACAGGAAAAAAACGCCCAGCAACGCCAGCAGAGAGGTCGGCAGGATGAAGCCGAGCGCGTCGCTGCCAGTGAGGCGGGTCACCAGATCGATAACGAGCGACACGATCAAAACCACAGCGCCGAGCGTGGCATAGCTTTGCCAGCGTTCCCGGTTTTTTTGAAATCGATCATACGTTTCGCGCGCCTCCTCCACCTCCTCTTCGGTGGCTTTCACCTCCGCTTCCAGGGTTTTGTACTGCTCGATCTGTCGCCAGTCCAATCCGGCGAAACCGGCGCGTTCGGTGTCGTTGACGCCGGCTTTTTTCAAAGCTTCTTCAACGTCGTGCCGGGCGTTTTCATTATCGATGATTTCCTGAAACGTGGCCTGCCAGCGGTTTTGCAGCAGCAAAAAATCCTCGAGCTGCCTTTGATCCCAAATATTTTCCGGCACGTGCAGGTTTTTGGTCTTTTCGGTTAGCGCCAGCAATTCGATGTCAAGCGCCGCGCGTTCATCCTGGTGCATGGCGTGCAGCCGGTCGTGGTGAATGTAATCCTGCCGCAATTGAAAAAAAAGCTCTTTTTGCGCGATGGAAAAATTTTTGTAAGGCAGCAAGTCGGCAATTTCCTGCGTCAACTTTTCGAGTTGGCGCTGGTTGTCCTGCAGCCGCGCGAGCCGGGCTTCGAGCTGCGCCAATTGCGCGCGGAGAATTTTGTGCTCGAGCGCCGCGAGCTGCGCGCGCAGCTCCTCCAGCTCGATTTTCAAAAACTCGACTTTTTCAATATCGCTTTGCGCTTCACGTTGCGTGGCCAGGCGCAAGGCGTACGAGGCCCGCAACTCCTCCAATTTGAGCCGGGCCTGCGGCAGCAAAGCGCGCTGCGAGCGGTCACTGCCCAGCTCGCGCATTTTTTTCTCGAGACGCTCGATGGCCTGCTCGGCGGAATGATCGGCGCCGGCGGCATCGAGCAGCCGCAGAATCGCGTCGGAAACAGCGCTGGCTTCGCGTTCGGCCAGCGGTTTGAGCGCGCCCTGCTGCAAACAGGCGGTTGCCAGGAAAACCTGGCGCGACATGCCGATCTGCTTTTCCATGAAATCCGCCTTGCCGTGCCGGCCGCGTCGATATTTCACCAGCCAATCTTCGCCGGTGAGCGCATCGAGAAGTTGCGTCGGCACCTCGTCGCGGCTGAAATCACGGTGAAGAAGAAGCGTCGTGCCACTGTCGAGTGAATAGGTAAGCCGGCCGCTGTAATCGCTTTCCGTCATCTGGCTTCTGCCATCGCCGTTGTCGCCGGGGCGCAAGGTTTCAACCAGTTTCTCCGCCGCCTCCGATGGCGCAAGGTCTATGGTCTCATGTTCCGGCGCGGTGATGATTTTGGGTTCATGTAAAACCGTCGGCTGCATACTCGCGGCGTGAGCTGTGCGCGGCAGATCATTTTCCGCCATTACCGGCGCCGACGACGCC
It encodes:
- a CDS encoding AAA family ATPase gives rise to the protein MKLLEMTLKGFGRLREAHFTFHPEINIIYGPNEAGKSTLQHALIALLYGFYDSSRAQPREQDLHARYRPWDSRPAEARRVEPVFSSGASSAPVMAENDLPRTAHAASMQPTVLHEPKIITAPEHETIDLAPSEAAEKLVETLRPGDNGDGRSQMTESDYSGRLTYSLDSGTTLLLHRDFSRDEVPTQLLDALTGEDWLVKYRRGRHGKADFMEKQIGMSRQVFLATACLQQGALKPLAEREASAVSDAILRLLDAAGADHSAEQAIERLEKKMRELGSDRSQRALLPQARLKLEELRASYALRLATQREAQSDIEKVEFLKIELEELRAQLAALEHKILRAQLAQLEARLARLQDNQRQLEKLTQEIADLLPYKNFSIAQKELFFQLRQDYIHHDRLHAMHQDERAALDIELLALTEKTKNLHVPENIWDQRQLEDFLLLQNRWQATFQEIIDNENARHDVEEALKKAGVNDTERAGFAGLDWRQIEQYKTLEAEVKATEEEVEEARETYDRFQKNRERWQSYATLGAVVLIVSLVIDLVTRLTGSDALGFILPTSLLALLGVFFLYVRWGAQSRELGAKLLEVENRYMEERQQLREVYMRHQITSVSELEEYRLHFEKLSSVVQAEIQLQEKMRKIEQPLMNWMAALGIGHIAPETLQDAEKRLRESHQLWSEKKAAQQRLAQIDEKQAQIEQNLARLAEELQKILRQAGITEPAGENAFQSFLNGCQKREYLEGLQMQLQQAEALHAEILAGEMPEAIAAAMARLREQLRTFEVKAPAATRPERAKPLNEISRVELQRQRETLQQEIHAKEQTLAILQERVAARLQGLPPLAEIEEDIALVEAEVASLENARQALEMARDFMTQAAQRLHRDFAPRLNEFLGRHLGKLTAGRYTSALVDPSDFSVRLQGPSLAAPVELTRLSLGTIEQVYLLLRAAVVEIFAQNGESIPLLLDDPLVHADTRRMKNALAIIDALAASQQIFYFTKDERIFEHFRGKPKQCAIIAL
- a CDS encoding ATP-dependent Clp protease adaptor ClpS; translation: MSEVVIPVRKRRSQIRRRARSVIIPRYHVILLDDDDHTYDYVIEMLIKLFGHSRERAFLMACEVDGVGRVIVDTTSKERAELKRDQIHAYGPDWRIPHCQGSMSAVVEPAPGHCDDD